In Janthinobacterium agaricidamnosum NBRC 102515 = DSM 9628, the DNA window ATGCCACAATTTGCTCCGCTTCAGAATGACACTTTCTTGCGCGCGCTGCTGCGCCAGCCGACCGACCACACCCCTGTGTGGCTGATGCGGCAAGCCGGACGTTACCTGCCGGAATACCGCGCCACGCGCGAAAAGGCAGGCTCTTTCCTGGGCTTGGCGAAAAATCCCGATTACGCCACCGAAGTGACGTTGCAACCGCTGGACCGCTTTCCGCTGGATGCGGCGATCCTGTTTTCCGACATCCTGACGGTACCCGACGCGATGGGCCTGGGCCTGTATTTTGCCGATGGCGAAGGTCCGAAATTCGAGCGCCCGCTGCGCACCGAGCAAGAAGTGCTGGCGTTGCGCGCGCCGGACCTGGACTCGCTGGACTATGTGTTCAACGCCGTCACGCAAATCCGCACGGCATTGAATGGCCGCGTGCCGCTGATCGGTTTTTCGGGCAGCCCATGGACGCTGGCGTGCTACATGGTGGAGGGCCAGGGCTCGAAAGAGTTCCACATCATTAAAAAGATGCTGTACAACCGTCCGGACTTGATGCACCACATCCTGGCGACCAATGCCAAGGCGGTGGCGCAGTACTTGAATGCGCAAATCGACGCCGGCGCGCAAGCCGTGATGATTTTCGATTCCTGGGGCGGCGCGTTGGCCGATGGCGCTTATCAAGAGTTTTCGCTGAACTATATGCAGCAAGTGGTGGCCCAATTGAAGCGCGACAAGGATGGCGTCAAGATTCCCGCCATCGTGTTCACCAAGGGCGGCGGCCAGTGGATCGAGCAAATCGCCGACATCGGCGCCGATGCGGTCGGCCTCGACTGGACCGTCAACCTGGCCCGCGCCCGCGAGCTGGTCGGCCACAAGGTCGGCTTGCAAGGCAACCTGGACCCGGCGATCCTGTTTGCCAGCCCGGAACAAATCCGCGCCGAAGTCGCCAAGGTATTAAATACGTTCGGCAGACCGGCGGCCGGCAACGGCCATGTATTCAACCTGGGCCATGGTATTTCCCAGTTCACCCCGCCGGAATCGGTGGCGGCGATGGTGGAAGCGGTGC includes these proteins:
- the hemE gene encoding uroporphyrinogen decarboxylase — encoded protein: MPQFAPLQNDTFLRALLRQPTDHTPVWLMRQAGRYLPEYRATREKAGSFLGLAKNPDYATEVTLQPLDRFPLDAAILFSDILTVPDAMGLGLYFADGEGPKFERPLRTEQEVLALRAPDLDSLDYVFNAVTQIRTALNGRVPLIGFSGSPWTLACYMVEGQGSKEFHIIKKMLYNRPDLMHHILATNAKAVAQYLNAQIDAGAQAVMIFDSWGGALADGAYQEFSLNYMQQVVAQLKRDKDGVKIPAIVFTKGGGQWIEQIADIGADAVGLDWTVNLARARELVGHKVGLQGNLDPAILFASPEQIRAEVAKVLNTFGRPAAGNGHVFNLGHGISQFTPPESVAAMVEAVHSLSRAMRAV